The Terriglobales bacterium region TCGAACGGGCCGTGCGTCCCTGCTTGCCGATGACCTTGCCGAGGTCATTGGGAGCGACGCGCAACTCGAGCACGGTGTTCTGCTCGCCGTCCACCGCGCTCACCTGAACCTGCTCGGGTTCGTCGACGAGCGCCTTCGCGATCTCCTCGACCAGCATGCGCATATCCCCACCCTGCTCGTTCGCCATACGACGGCTCCTTATCGTGCGGGGGCCTTATGC contains the following coding sequences:
- a CDS encoding KH domain-containing protein, which translates into the protein MANEQGGDMRMLVEEIAKALVDEPEQVQVSAVDGEQNTVLELRVAPNDLGKVIGKQGRTARSIRTILGAASMKLKKRYTLEILE